Proteins co-encoded in one Waddlia chondrophila WSU 86-1044 genomic window:
- a CDS encoding DegQ family serine endoprotease: MNHQPDSISYAKKWSMVAAFMAFVCFPISGFCKDQPLGRTSLDFTEVVKKATPAVVSVKVKSKTKRNSFQFGDSDPFDFFNHDDFFGHFFGRRPRSPAHPQEPQYQTGQGSGFIISEDGYILTNGHVVNGAEEISVLFNDGREYNAELIGIDSSTDIAVIKINDKNLPYLNLGNSDDLEVGQWVIAIGNPLGLQASVTAGVVSAKGRSGLDLARIEDFIQTDAAINRGNSGGPLLDLDGNVIGMNTAIVTNMGSGGYMGIGFAIPSNMIQNIMEQLIANGSVTRGFIGINLQPIDNNLAQSFSLSKVKGALVSDVTPDSPAQKAGLKQGDIILDYNGKEVSTISSLRNAVSFMKPGSKITLKVLRDGKEIHIPLTVGEFPDEEEIASSKTNKLGIEVKPLTADIAHNLGYVDLKGVVVSKISAGSPAAMAGIKQGALITAVNHVKIDSVEAFNQQISKADPQKPILLLVKQGDYMHFVSIKTG; the protein is encoded by the coding sequence ATGAATCATCAGCCCGATTCAATTTCATACGCGAAAAAATGGTCGATGGTTGCAGCTTTTATGGCCTTCGTCTGCTTTCCCATCAGCGGATTTTGCAAAGATCAACCACTAGGGAGGACATCTCTGGACTTTACAGAGGTCGTAAAAAAAGCAACGCCTGCAGTCGTTTCAGTAAAAGTCAAATCCAAAACTAAAAGAAATTCCTTTCAATTTGGAGACAGCGATCCTTTCGATTTTTTCAACCATGACGATTTCTTCGGCCATTTTTTTGGACGCCGTCCGCGCAGCCCGGCACATCCGCAAGAACCTCAATACCAAACAGGACAGGGATCCGGTTTCATCATCAGTGAAGACGGCTATATCCTGACAAACGGCCACGTTGTCAACGGAGCAGAAGAGATCTCTGTTTTGTTCAATGACGGCAGAGAATACAATGCAGAATTGATCGGAATCGACAGCAGCACCGATATCGCCGTCATCAAAATCAACGATAAAAACCTTCCTTATCTCAATCTTGGAAATTCAGATGACCTTGAAGTGGGACAGTGGGTCATCGCTATCGGCAATCCCCTTGGCCTACAGGCATCAGTTACAGCCGGAGTGGTCAGCGCAAAAGGGCGCAGCGGCCTGGACCTTGCGCGCATTGAAGACTTTATTCAAACAGATGCTGCAATCAATAGAGGAAATTCCGGAGGGCCGCTTCTCGACCTCGACGGCAATGTCATTGGAATGAACACAGCAATCGTCACCAATATGGGTTCCGGAGGATATATGGGAATCGGTTTTGCCATTCCAAGCAATATGATCCAAAACATTATGGAACAATTGATCGCAAACGGTTCTGTGACCCGCGGATTTATCGGCATCAATCTACAGCCGATCGACAACAACTTAGCTCAATCGTTCAGCTTAAGCAAAGTAAAGGGAGCTTTGGTTTCCGATGTGACCCCTGACTCGCCAGCGCAAAAAGCAGGTTTGAAACAGGGAGATATTATTCTGGATTACAACGGAAAAGAGGTCTCGACAATCTCCAGCTTACGCAATGCTGTCTCTTTTATGAAGCCCGGCTCTAAAATCACTTTAAAAGTCTTACGCGACGGAAAAGAAATCCACATTCCACTCACAGTTGGAGAATTCCCTGATGAAGAGGAAATCGCCTCCTCCAAAACGAATAAACTTGGGATCGAAGTCAAACCTTTGACAGCAGATATCGCGCACAATCTCGGCTATGTCGATTTGAAAGGAGTGGTCGTCAGCAAAATTTCCGCAGGCAGCCCTGCTGCTATGGCTGGAATTAAGCAGGGAGCCCTGATCACTGCAGTCAACCACGTCAAGATCGATTCAGTGGAAGCCTTTAATCAGCAGATATCTAAAGCAGATCCCCAAAAACCGATACTGCTTCTTGTAAAACAGGGCGATTACATGCATTTTGTTTCCATTAAAACAGGATAG
- a CDS encoding dipeptidase has translation MKTLDQLRHSYKQSEAKALEAFQKFLSFPSISSEAEYTPHLLECAGWLREKMNSLGLTTQLWKTSGHPILFGEDLSAGPSKPTLLIYNHYDVQPVDPLELWKSPPFEPAIRNGQIYARGAQDNKGQCFYVMQALKLLREKNGGYPINIKWLIEGEEETGSEGLEGILAEKSQELKADYLAIVDLGIPGPNIPAITLGTRGILTMDIVVKGSNTDLHSGVHGGIVFNPIHALVHILSSCRDKEGKITVPGFYDSVSPINDREKERLFLDFDEKEYHQAFGALPTGGETRLTPFERAWTRPTLEINGIHGGYTGDGFKTVIPAQASAKISCRLVPRQDPKQIGPLVAEYLKSLAPEGIEVEVNVHPGSGSACRSDIRSKGVQAFSKAYEEVFGQPISYTYEGGSIPIINALSEASGSEVILLGLGLADDYMHAPNEHFGIDRLEKGALIMALGILNI, from the coding sequence ATGAAAACCTTAGATCAACTCAGGCATTCCTATAAGCAATCTGAAGCAAAAGCTTTGGAAGCATTCCAGAAATTTTTGTCATTTCCAAGCATCAGTTCAGAAGCGGAATACACTCCGCATCTTCTGGAGTGCGCAGGTTGGCTGAGAGAGAAGATGAATTCGCTTGGACTTACCACCCAACTGTGGAAAACATCAGGGCACCCCATCCTGTTTGGAGAGGATCTCAGCGCAGGCCCAAGCAAACCGACTCTTCTCATCTACAATCACTACGACGTACAGCCGGTGGACCCGCTCGAACTTTGGAAGTCGCCTCCGTTTGAGCCAGCGATCCGCAATGGGCAAATCTATGCAAGAGGGGCTCAAGACAACAAAGGACAGTGTTTTTACGTGATGCAAGCCTTGAAGCTATTGAGGGAGAAAAACGGCGGCTACCCAATCAATATTAAATGGCTCATCGAAGGTGAAGAAGAAACAGGAAGTGAAGGACTTGAAGGGATCCTAGCAGAGAAAAGCCAAGAGCTTAAAGCTGACTACTTAGCCATTGTGGACCTGGGCATTCCAGGGCCGAATATTCCCGCTATTACGCTGGGGACGAGAGGCATCTTGACCATGGACATCGTTGTCAAAGGGTCTAATACCGACTTGCACTCAGGAGTCCATGGAGGCATCGTCTTCAATCCCATCCACGCCCTCGTGCACATCTTATCCAGCTGCCGAGATAAGGAGGGAAAAATTACCGTTCCCGGTTTTTATGATTCTGTATCCCCTATCAATGATCGTGAAAAAGAGAGGCTCTTTCTGGATTTCGATGAAAAGGAGTATCATCAAGCATTCGGAGCTCTACCCACAGGAGGGGAAACCCGATTGACCCCTTTTGAACGTGCCTGGACACGTCCAACGCTTGAAATCAATGGAATTCACGGAGGCTACACAGGCGACGGGTTCAAAACAGTCATCCCTGCACAAGCCTCCGCAAAGATTTCCTGCAGACTTGTCCCAAGGCAGGACCCTAAACAGATCGGGCCTCTCGTTGCTGAATATTTGAAAAGCCTTGCCCCTGAAGGAATAGAAGTTGAAGTCAACGTACATCCTGGCTCAGGAAGCGCTTGCCGCAGCGACATCCGTTCGAAAGGAGTGCAAGCATTTTCCAAAGCCTATGAGGAGGTCTTCGGACAACCCATCAGCTATACTTACGAAGGGGGATCGATTCCGATCATCAATGCATTGTCAGAAGCTAGCGGATCGGAAGTGATCCTGCTTGGGCTTGGCCTAGCCGATGATTACATGCACGCACCCAACGAGCACTTTGGCATTGACAGACTGGAAAAAGGAGCGTTGATCATGGCTTTGGGAATTCTAAATATTTAA
- a CDS encoding M48 family metallopeptidase, which yields MFTQIFYLTVVLLIISFSPQHQQPPLTLSPLPAFLLGSAAYIFTLILIALQNILFSKWLRNTHHILLATANALLILFLLAIHSLLIFPSILLVSAASLTLYFGGLYVFHRSAYPRIPAGSRGLASSANLYAINHLRFLLPFCLPFLLIACIMDAITLIPADKVELSRSYSALFTIGLLALLLLIVLFYPPLTIRIWKCRDLSSSKLKQNLDALCVKAQFKHAGIKTWTVLNHSYTAAIIGILPRFRYIMFTKRLLNELSPRSINAILAHEIGHCAHKHLLYYPAVIFGILVLFALGTPLLEPIASSFTFFALYSLVFFIYLRVVFGYFSRLFERQADLHVYQLGIPVEDMQLALDEIGHATGGTHQVPCWHHYSIQKRIDFLEATKKDPLLIAKHHQHVRLSLILYFILLGVGIIFTYKSFF from the coding sequence ATGTTCACCCAAATTTTTTATCTTACAGTGGTGTTACTCATCATCAGCTTTTCACCGCAGCATCAACAGCCTCCCTTAACCCTCTCTCCATTGCCAGCTTTTCTCTTAGGATCCGCAGCCTACATTTTCACTCTGATACTCATTGCTCTTCAAAATATCCTCTTTTCAAAATGGCTGCGAAACACTCACCACATTCTGCTTGCCACAGCAAATGCGCTCCTCATTTTGTTTCTGCTAGCCATTCACTCCCTATTGATTTTTCCATCTATACTCCTTGTCTCGGCAGCTTCGCTCACCCTTTATTTTGGAGGACTCTACGTCTTCCACCGAAGCGCCTACCCCCGTATTCCAGCCGGAAGCCGTGGATTAGCCAGCTCTGCTAATCTCTATGCGATCAATCATCTCCGGTTTTTACTTCCCTTCTGCCTGCCTTTCCTTCTCATTGCCTGCATCATGGATGCGATCACACTGATTCCAGCAGACAAGGTGGAATTAAGCAGAAGCTACTCTGCGCTTTTTACAATCGGCTTACTAGCGCTTCTTCTCCTAATCGTTTTATTCTATCCGCCGTTAACAATACGTATTTGGAAATGCCGCGATCTCTCTTCAAGCAAACTCAAGCAAAATCTGGACGCCCTCTGTGTAAAGGCACAATTTAAACATGCAGGAATAAAAACCTGGACGGTGCTAAACCACTCCTACACAGCCGCCATCATCGGCATTCTCCCCCGCTTCCGCTACATCATGTTTACAAAACGCCTGCTTAACGAGCTTTCTCCCCGATCGATCAATGCCATCTTAGCTCATGAAATCGGGCACTGTGCACACAAGCACCTCTTATATTATCCTGCAGTCATCTTTGGCATACTGGTCTTGTTTGCTCTAGGAACGCCGCTGCTTGAGCCGATCGCCTCTTCTTTTACATTTTTTGCCCTTTACTCCCTCGTTTTTTTCATCTATCTACGCGTGGTATTCGGCTATTTTTCCCGCTTGTTCGAAAGGCAGGCAGATCTGCATGTGTATCAGTTGGGCATTCCTGTAGAGGATATGCAGCTTGCACTGGACGAAATCGGACATGCCACCGGCGGCACTCATCAAGTGCCTTGCTGGCACCACTACAGCATCCAAAAGCGGATCGATTTCTTAGAGGCAACAAAAAAAGACCCGTTGTTAATCGCCAAACACCATCAACACGTCAGGCTCAGTTTGATCCTCTACTTTATTCTGCTTGGGGTAGGAATTATCTTTACTTACAAAAGTTTTTTTTAG
- a CDS encoding dicarboxylate/amino acid:cation symporter, with protein sequence MKKKRVLVKVFLAIALGAAAGLAAGKDAGIFGIPWIRIFNLMGQLFLNALTIVVVPLVSSSIITGTARVGADKEFAKLGRRTFFYFILTSLIAVLTGLTLTLLIGPGDSVDFRLLSEISPSPEIVDLQGAAAGGLFDKFENILFRLVPSNILSAAAQGQLLGLIFFSLLFGYFIPRVDKELSETMQRFWDGVFQIMMRMTHLVMEFLPIGVFGLVAKVTATTGLGTVKPVSIFFLTVMAGLGIHMFFMLSFLLKARGGINPLQHFKAVLPAIVTAYSTSSSAATLPVTIECMEERAGLPNSLCSFILPLGSTVNLAGTALYVTSAVIFISQAYHLEMNLATLLPIIVLGLFTSLGMVAGIPSGSIVSIVIILQSIGLPSDGIVLILAVERILDMFRTSVSVYNNTCCASLVHEW encoded by the coding sequence ATGAAGAAAAAACGTGTTTTGGTTAAAGTTTTTCTAGCGATTGCTTTAGGTGCTGCCGCTGGTTTAGCCGCCGGTAAGGATGCGGGAATTTTTGGCATTCCCTGGATTCGGATTTTTAATCTGATGGGGCAGCTTTTTTTGAATGCTCTAACTATCGTTGTCGTCCCTTTGGTCTCCTCGTCGATTATTACAGGCACTGCACGAGTGGGGGCTGACAAAGAATTTGCCAAACTTGGGCGGCGTACATTTTTCTATTTTATTTTGACAAGTCTCATTGCAGTCTTAACGGGATTGACTTTGACTTTGCTTATCGGGCCCGGAGATTCGGTCGATTTTAGGCTCCTGTCGGAAATATCGCCATCTCCTGAAATTGTGGATCTGCAAGGAGCAGCTGCGGGAGGGTTGTTTGATAAATTCGAAAATATTTTGTTCCGCCTTGTTCCGTCCAATATTCTTTCTGCCGCTGCTCAAGGGCAGCTTTTGGGATTGATCTTCTTTAGCTTGCTCTTTGGCTATTTTATCCCTCGCGTGGATAAGGAGCTTTCAGAAACAATGCAGCGTTTTTGGGATGGCGTTTTCCAGATCATGATGCGCATGACTCATCTTGTGATGGAATTCTTGCCGATCGGTGTCTTTGGATTAGTGGCAAAGGTGACAGCGACCACAGGTCTTGGAACTGTCAAGCCGGTTTCTATTTTCTTTTTAACTGTGATGGCTGGCTTGGGAATCCATATGTTTTTCATGCTGTCTTTTCTGTTGAAAGCAAGAGGCGGCATCAATCCTCTTCAACACTTCAAAGCTGTCTTACCTGCGATCGTCACCGCATACAGTACGAGTTCATCTGCAGCGACGTTGCCGGTCACCATCGAGTGCATGGAAGAGCGGGCAGGTCTCCCTAACAGCTTATGCAGCTTTATCCTGCCTTTAGGCAGCACCGTTAATCTTGCAGGAACAGCTCTCTATGTGACAAGCGCTGTAATCTTTATCTCCCAGGCTTATCATCTTGAGATGAATCTTGCAACTCTCCTCCCAATCATCGTTCTTGGCCTTTTTACAAGTCTTGGGATGGTGGCCGGCATCCCTTCAGGAAGCATTGTCAGTATTGTCATTATCTTGCAAAGCATTGGACTTCCTTCTGATGGGATCGTGTTGATTTTGGCCGTGGAAAGGATTCTGGATATGTTCCGCACTTCGGTTAGTGTTTATAACAACACGTGCTGCGCTTCTCTTGTTCATGAGTGGTAG